Proteins from a genomic interval of Candidatus Desulfofervidus auxilii:
- a CDS encoding Hpt domain-containing protein, which yields MEIKKKAKDLGLDENEFFELVKIFLEVSISDLNKLQSAFIKKDVKQVVEAAHSIKGAASNLEFQDIYEIAKGIEKNALKNKLKGIEKAIQLIKEKLNLIAKELAI from the coding sequence ATGGAAATAAAGAAAAAAGCAAAAGATTTAGGTTTAGATGAAAATGAATTTTTTGAATTAGTAAAAATTTTTTTAGAAGTTAGTATTTCTGATTTAAATAAATTACAATCTGCTTTTATTAAAAAAGATGTAAAACAAGTAGTTGAAGCAGCACATTCTATAAAGGGTGCAGCTAGCAATCTTGAATTTCAGGATATTTATGAAATTGCAAAGGGAATAGAGAAGAATGCACTTAAGAACAAATTAAAGGGAATAGAAAAAGCAATTCAATTAATAAAAGAAAAATTAAATTTGATAGCAAAGGAATTAGCCATATGA
- a CDS encoding PAS domain S-box protein, producing MQRDFILSSVIENAIHGIVLLNKENKIEYLNPSILKILGYDLKDRKKLIGKSIFDCFISEKQEKIKELIQRGFKEELTEEIQILKKDGSTFWARITIFPNKKDGKVFNVTIFLRDITKQKESEEKYKQLSESSQDAIVIVQDGKFVFVNDALTKMLNLSKEKILGRDISEFILPEERERALKNIQKVIKGEKIGLQEYKFKPKEGEIKELQLVSSKITYNRRPAIQTIMRDITEQKKLYREVEKAKEDLRRFIDSLFSFVAKLDKNGNILMINKTAAEAMGYKSKELIGKHFSEIHFWNYDKKLQEKINQYINKVALGNTVISEEKIWTKNGFITIQFTLIPVFDEKGEVEYLIAEAEDITEIKKIQEKVQVSYELINAMSNFAGILDKEGKIQFANKKVIEWLKFEEKDFLGKPFWETGWFVPEIRKKVEKAVKEVLREGKTIRFETPVVSKDGSSIPSLLTITPMYEREKVKGVVVEGVIITDLKKKEEELSKYLYLLNSMSNFAGIFDKEGKFIFVNKTALQIGKLRQEEVIGLPVWETAWFTPSEETMAIIKDAVFLALEGKRTEFEIIGFSKDGKSYSTLTNTAPLLDREGKVIGGVIEGKPIEELKKVEDEMRQEMAKFKAMLKGMEEGVVFADKRNRITEVNEFFCKFMGTSAHNIIGKTLEELHSKKAYTHIREIIFNFRTRLHSPPVTIQRRFKDKEVILRIQPIYREGKYEGVLLNMVDVTELVKAKQTAEKASKAKSEFLANMSHEIRTPMNAIIGMTELLMDTPLTKEQREYIEMLKISADNLLNIINDILDFSKIESGKLELEKKPFKLRETVESIVVALAERAQRKRLELLCHIKKDTPNYVIGDDIRLCQVLVNLIGNAIKFTEKGHIVVEVKKIKEEKDKVILQFSISDTGIGIPKEKQERIFESFTQAETSITRKYGGTGLGLAISKKLIEMMGGKIWVESEVGKGSTFYFTACFGLTKGEKEETIPKDIQGLKVLIVDDNPINRFILRETLESWGMEFDEAEDGFSALDKLAEAIKEKPFELIILDERMPDISGIEVAERIKKMESYKKTPIIIMTSTESIEGRKKAKELGISHYIIKPIRQSKLYNVIIEAISGEKTETPKKIIKSKLNNIPLRILVAEDNPVNQKLIVKILEKQGWQVTVANNGKEAVEITEKEDFDLVLMDIQMPKMDGLSATRAIREREKITGKHLPIIALTAHAFEEDKKECLAAGMDAYISKPIKIQKLFEIIENLFKNFLH from the coding sequence ATGCAAAGAGACTTTATACTTAGCTCTGTGATAGAAAATGCCATTCATGGAATAGTTCTTTTGAATAAAGAAAATAAAATTGAATATTTAAACCCATCTATTCTTAAAATATTAGGTTATGATTTAAAAGATAGAAAAAAACTAATTGGAAAATCTATATTTGATTGTTTTATATCAGAGAAACAAGAGAAGATTAAAGAGCTCATTCAAAGAGGGTTTAAAGAAGAATTAACAGAGGAAATTCAAATACTAAAAAAAGATGGTTCAACTTTTTGGGCTAGGATTACTATCTTCCCAAATAAGAAAGATGGTAAAGTTTTTAATGTAACTATATTTTTAAGAGATATTACAAAACAAAAAGAATCAGAAGAAAAATATAAACAGCTTAGTGAAAGCTCGCAAGATGCTATTGTTATTGTTCAAGATGGTAAATTTGTTTTTGTTAATGATGCCTTAACAAAAATGTTAAATCTTTCTAAAGAAAAAATCCTTGGCAGAGATATTTCTGAGTTTATACTTCCTGAAGAAAGGGAAAGAGCATTAAAAAATATTCAAAAAGTAATAAAAGGAGAGAAGATTGGATTACAAGAGTATAAATTTAAGCCAAAAGAAGGGGAAATAAAAGAGTTACAACTTGTTTCTTCTAAAATAACCTATAATAGGAGACCTGCTATTCAAACAATTATGAGAGATATTACAGAACAAAAGAAATTGTATAGAGAAGTTGAAAAGGCAAAGGAGGATTTGCGTCGATTTATTGATAGTCTTTTCTCTTTTGTAGCAAAGCTTGATAAAAATGGAAATATTCTTATGATCAATAAAACTGCTGCTGAGGCAATGGGTTATAAATCAAAGGAGCTTATAGGAAAACATTTTTCTGAAATTCATTTTTGGAATTATGATAAAAAGCTTCAAGAAAAAATTAATCAATATATTAATAAAGTAGCTTTAGGAAATACTGTCATCTCAGAAGAAAAGATTTGGACAAAGAATGGTTTCATTACCATCCAATTTACTTTGATTCCTGTTTTTGATGAAAAGGGAGAAGTTGAATACTTAATTGCAGAAGCAGAAGATATCACAGAAATTAAGAAAATACAAGAAAAGGTTCAAGTTAGTTATGAACTTATAAATGCCATGTCAAATTTTGCTGGAATCTTAGATAAAGAAGGAAAAATTCAATTTGCTAATAAAAAAGTTATTGAATGGCTTAAATTTGAAGAAAAGGATTTTTTAGGAAAACCTTTTTGGGAAACAGGATGGTTTGTTCCAGAAATAAGAAAAAAAGTAGAGAAAGCGGTAAAAGAAGTACTTAGAGAAGGAAAAACCATTCGTTTTGAAACGCCAGTGGTTTCTAAAGATGGAAGTTCTATACCGAGCTTATTGACCATTACTCCTATGTATGAAAGAGAAAAAGTTAAAGGAGTAGTAGTAGAAGGAGTAATAATTACTGATTTAAAGAAAAAAGAAGAAGAACTTAGTAAATATTTATATCTTTTAAATTCTATGAGTAATTTTGCAGGTATTTTTGATAAAGAAGGTAAATTTATTTTTGTTAATAAAACTGCCTTACAAATAGGTAAATTAAGACAGGAAGAAGTTATTGGTCTTCCTGTTTGGGAAACAGCTTGGTTTACACCTAGTGAAGAAACTATGGCAATTATAAAAGATGCAGTTTTTCTTGCATTAGAAGGAAAGAGAACAGAGTTTGAAATAATAGGATTTAGCAAAGATGGTAAATCTTATTCAACTTTAACAAATACTGCTCCTCTTTTAGATAGGGAAGGAAAAGTTATTGGTGGTGTTATAGAAGGAAAGCCTATTGAAGAATTAAAAAAAGTAGAAGATGAAATGCGTCAAGAGATGGCTAAGTTTAAGGCAATGCTAAAGGGCATGGAAGAAGGTGTGGTTTTTGCTGATAAGAGGAATAGAATAACTGAAGTAAATGAATTTTTTTGCAAATTTATGGGAACATCAGCTCATAATATTATTGGTAAAACACTTGAAGAATTACATTCAAAAAAGGCATATACTCATATAAGAGAAATTATCTTTAATTTTAGAACAAGATTACATTCTCCTCCTGTTACTATTCAGCGTCGTTTTAAAGATAAAGAAGTAATTTTAAGGATTCAACCTATTTATCGAGAAGGAAAATATGAAGGAGTTCTTTTAAATATGGTAGATGTGACAGAATTGGTTAAGGCAAAGCAGACAGCAGAAAAAGCGAGTAAGGCAAAAAGTGAATTTTTAGCTAATATGAGTCATGAAATTAGAACACCTATGAATGCTATTATTGGTATGACAGAACTTCTTATGGATACACCACTTACAAAAGAACAAAGAGAATATATAGAGATGTTAAAGATTTCTGCTGACAATCTCCTTAATATAATAAATGATATTCTTGATTTTTCAAAAATAGAATCTGGTAAACTTGAACTTGAAAAGAAACCTTTTAAATTAAGAGAGACAGTAGAATCTATTGTTGTTGCTTTAGCTGAAAGAGCACAAAGAAAGAGGCTTGAATTACTTTGTCATATAAAAAAGGATACACCTAATTATGTAATAGGAGATGATATAAGGTTGTGTCAAGTTCTTGTAAATCTCATTGGCAATGCCATTAAATTTACAGAAAAAGGTCATATTGTTGTTGAAGTGAAGAAAATTAAAGAGGAAAAAGATAAAGTAATACTTCAATTTAGTATTTCAGATACTGGTATTGGTATACCAAAGGAAAAACAAGAAAGAATATTTGAAAGTTTTACCCAAGCAGAAACTTCTATTACACGTAAATATGGTGGAACAGGTTTAGGACTTGCTATATCTAAAAAACTAATAGAGATGATGGGAGGAAAAATTTGGGTAGAAAGTGAAGTAGGTAAAGGAAGTACTTTTTATTTTACAGCATGTTTTGGTCTAACAAAGGGAGAAAAAGAAGAAACAATTCCAAAAGATATTCAAGGACTTAAAGTTTTAATTGTAGACGATAATCCTATAAATCGATTTATTTTAAGAGAAACATTGGAATCTTGGGGAATGGAATTTGATGAGGCAGAAGATGGCTTTTCTGCTTTAGATAAACTAGCAGAAGCTATCAAAGAAAAACCTTTTGAGCTCATTATTTTGGATGAAAGGATGCCAGATATAAGTGGTATTGAAGTAGCAGAAAGAATAAAAAAAATGGAATCCTACAAAAAAACACCTATTATCATTATGACCTCTACTGAAAGTATAGAAGGAAGGAAAAAAGCAAAGGAACTTGGCATTTCACATTATATTATAAAACCTATTAGACAATCAAAATTATATAATGTTATTATTGAGGCAATTTCTGGAGAGAAAACAGAAACACCAAAAAAAATAATTAAAAGCAAACTTAATAATATACCATTAAGAATTCTCGTTGCTGAAGATAATCCTGTAAATCAAAAATTAATAGTGAAAATTTTAGAAAAACAAGGTTGGCAAGTAACTGTAGCTAATAATGGAAAAGAAGCAGTTGAAATAACAGAAAAAGAGGATTTTGATTTAGTGTTAATGGATATTCAGATGCCTAAAATGGATGGACTTTCTGCTACAAGAGCAATTAGAGAAAGGGAAAAAATCACAGGAAAGCATCTTCCTATCATTGCCCTAACTGCTCATGCCTTTGAAGAGGATAAAAAAGAATGTCTTGCTGCTGGTATGGATGCATATATTTCAAAACCTATAAAAATACAAAAACTTTTTGAAATAATTGAAAATCTTTTTAAAAATTTTCTTCATTAG